The Arvicanthis niloticus isolate mArvNil1 chromosome 9, mArvNil1.pat.X, whole genome shotgun sequence genomic interval CCCCGAATCACTGTCTAAGCAGAAGGCTggcctgccccccaccccagactCCCACTCTTCACCTTCTTAATCTTTCACCAGGAATGCCAATCCTCCCCCAGTTCTGTGCTTTTTAAAGTGTAGGCTTCTGCACTTAACCGCACAGCTCcaccaagcctccacaggaaGTGTCACAACGTgctgttcagtgtttttctaaaGATGAGCCAGGAGACATCCTGTTAACCAGGGACCAAGATGGGCAATTCCAAGATTCCTTGGGATCCTGTATCATCCTTACTCCCAAATGAAAAGCCAAGTAGTTGGTACCTTGCAGTACCACTCTTATCCAGCTCTGTTGACACACTGGCATGCCACTTAACTAAGGGTCAGAATAAACAGTCCCTATGAACTGCCTCCTACAGAAGAATGGTTTGGAAAGAGACTGGTgcagtttcttttcttgtatttgtaCTAGAGAAGTCAGTGTTGCTTCTGATGGTAAGTGTGTTCCTTACAGTTAAAAAGACTTGCATCTAATCATATGCCGTCTTTGAACTGACTGCTTCCAGGTGAAGGCAAACATCCCAGCCTCTTTCTGCTACACACTTTCTACGTCTAAGCCTAATGGGCAGGTTGATTTCATCTGGGTTAGTCAGCTTTCTGCTGTTGTAACAAAATGCCCGAGATTATTAGCTTAAAAAATTGAAAGGTTGTTGGGCATAATGGCTCActtctgtaatccaagcactgtAGAGGCTGAGATAGAGGGATTAACAGAAGTTTTATGGCAGCTGAACATTGTCTTACAACGCCACCATCTTCCTCACCTGCTCTCCACCTTCCcgttttgagccagggtctcttaTTGAACCTGAAACTCACTGATGGATCTTCCCCAGCCTGTGAGTCCTAGAGATCCTGCTGCCTCCATATCTCCAGTGCTAGAGTGACAGGTGCATGCTGCCACACCAGACTCTTTTTTTTACATGTCTGCCTGGGAATCAGAGCCAGATCCCTGTGTTTGTATGGCAAGagtctaccagctgagccatctccccagccctaagaGACACTTTAAGCTTCAAGGTTTAAAATTATGCTTCTTAACAGCTGTAAGGAAACAATTACAGCAGCAGGCTCTCCGAGGGATTTTAGATTTGAGACTTTAatcttcatattttataaatgtaatgtTTTGAAAATTCAGGTACATTCAAAACACCAAGAAATGTTTCCAAATTGTCCGTTTGTCATTTAGTAAGAACAGAATTTCTTTATATGTATCAGATAcatctataatttatatattgatacctATTTAATACACTGCATCTTATAATTATTTCTGTGATTGATTTAACATTTATGACTTTCTAACCCAGAATTACTCATAATAaacgtatgtatatacatacattatcaGATAatgctaaagagaaaaaaagctaaGGATAAAATATTGAACTTCATACAGATATCAAATTCAGTCAGTTTTGGTCAAAGTGCTTGAGAATAAATGATtatgagtgctcagccctaaatggaacatTTTCATCAATCCTCCCACCTGTGCCAAGGCTCGGGGAACAGCACAGAGAGGAGGCAGGGAAAGCGGAAGAGCTGGAGGATGCGGAGGAGCTCGGTGAAATGCCGTCCTGTGGACATGATGAGGCTGCTGCACTcaggaactcacagcagctgtggttacctgggAAGACTTACACAAGATCAGACCAGcgaaaatcccagcatggatgggGAGGTGACTCCCCTAACTTAGGCGCTCTTGTCAGATGACAGCTGCTGAAAGAAGGGAAATCGCTCCCTGGGGTGTGGCTACTGGCAGGTTGCCCGTGGTCCAGGGGACAGCCCCACATCGTGCACATAAGAGTAGCACTAAATGGACTTAGTAAGctattttaaaaggggaaaaaaaaaaagagggcatgAAGATGGGAGGTGGGTGGAGTATGAGCTTTATGAGATCCTATTCCGTCATAAACACATATGCAGTTCTtatagaacaaaaaataaaaatttagttccTGATACTCAGAACTATGAGGGAAAGAAACCAAGTTTCAAAGATTTCAGTTCCTGATTATAAGGAAAAGGATTcccattgttatttttattcctgtAAGACCACAAAAGTTTGAATTTTGGAAGGGAATTTGGGGGACTGGAGAGGTCTCTGGGGTTCAGAGACCTTGCtgtttctgcagaggacctgagtttggtttccagcattcttgtcaggtggctcataacctcctgtgacttcagctccaggggatcaaacGCCCTTTTGTGATCCccatgggtacctgcacacatgtaacatacacagacacatacattcaCAGGAGAGGATCCTCTAGGGCAATGTTTCAGTGTGTTGTGTTCATGCAGGCTTGTCTTGTCATATTTCATATATGCTGGAATTTGAAAGTGTCCCCACCAAAAGCTGCACATATGAAATACATGAATACCACTGTAACCAGTGTTTCTAATTTTTGCAGTATACTCCTGATCATGTAGCTGGGCCTGGAGCAGACATTGACCCCACACAAATAACCTTCCCTGGATGTGCTTGCATCGAAACTCCATGTGTCCCTGGCACTTGCTCCTGTCTTCGCCACGAGAATAACTACGATGACAATTTATGCCTTAGAGATGTGGGATTGGAGGCAGAGTACGCCAAGCCGGTTTTTGAATGCAATGTTCTGTGCCAGTGCGGCGAGCGCTGCAGAAACAGGGTGGTCCAGAGTGGCCTACAGTTCCTTCTCCAGGTGTTCCAGACGGATAAAAAAGGCTGGGGACTTCGGACCCTGGAATCTATACCCAAGGGAAGGTTCGTCTGTGAGTATGCTGGGGAGGTGTTAGGAGTCTCTGAAGTGCAAAGAAGAATTCACCTACAAACAACACATGACCCAAATTACATCATCGCCATCAGGGAGCACATTtacaatggacaggtcatggaaacattTGTCGACCCTACCTGCGTAGGAAATATTGGGAGATTCCTCAATCATTCTTGTGAACCAAATCTGTTGATGATTCCCGTCCGAATTGACTCAATGGTACCTAAGCTGGCACTTTTTGCAGCCAAAGATATTTTGCCAGGAGAAGAACTTTCTTATGACTATTCAGGGAGATTCCTTAATCAAATAAGCAGTAAAGGCAAAGAAAGGATAGACTGTGGACAACCAAGAAAGCCTTGCTACTGTGGTGCCCAGTCATGCACCACTTTCCTGCCCTATGACAGTTCACTATATGGCCCCTTAGAAAATTCAGGCACCAGTTAGGTAAGGAAGTCCTACCTGCTGGCCCCATTTGTGGACAGAATTCAGAGGGAGCCAAGCATTAAGTGATTAAATTCTATCTGGGTTCATCTCCTGCAAGCAGCCTACTCTCAAGGGAAGGCTACTTCATAGTCCGCATCTTCTCACCCCTGTAAGACAAAGGGATTGCCCAGCCCTGTCTCCGCCAGGTTCCCTCCATCCAGCTCAGCAATATGGCCCAGACTGTAGAATGTCCAACAATATACTTTCTCCCAGAATACTTGTGTTTGTACTAAATGTGAGTAAGTAAATATGTTGGAACTAGCAGGATACAAGTGATAAAGGATGAATCCTTGAACATTGTCCAAGTATTTCTTCTTGGAAACCAGAAACCATACTTGGCTGGAACAGCTATCCAAAGCCAGGACGACCCTGGCAAAGGGTCATTCAGAGCAAATCAACAAGATAGCTGCCACTGCAGGAAATACTGCTAGTCCTGAGCTGATGCCTCTGCACGTGTAGGTGAGGAGCCTACAATGTTAAGCCAGCCACTGTTGCCTCACATTTGAGCAGGACCCCAGCCTCGCTTTTCGGCGAGTTCTGCTGGCAATAAAGCTGTTTGTCTTCTATCAATCTGACTCCCGGTCTTATTTATTACTTGTTTGTTTCCAAACATGAATTAAGGAGGAATTAAGTTGTTCAGTTTACCCGCTAAAACTTAATCGTCACCGACAATAATGAAGCACAACCAGTGATTTCCATTTCTAATCAGGTCGAAAGAGGAAGCCTATTATAAAGGTTCTGCTATTCTCTTGGCTGTGTCACAGAACTTGTGAAGTTAGGTTTCAAAACCTCAAACAGCCTCACTCCTTCATTTATTAGTAACACAAGAATAACCCTGTCAACAGCATAGAAGAAGCAGGTGGGCGTTTCATAACTCCATTTAAACTTGTGGAGGAACAAACATTTCTAACTGCCCTTGTTAAAAGGAGGATAATAGAAAAACATCGCCAACTGCAGTCTAGAGAACATAACTCAATAGTGGAGCACCTGCCTAGTATGCAGAAGCTCCAGGATGTGTACCACAAGATGAATAAATAAGCAGACAGCTCTTTGAAATATTAGGTTCATTCTATGTATATTCTGTGGAAATTAAATATCTTAAAAGGCAATTATTCAGTtgtagcaggatggtttcctgctactgctgctgtttGCAGTGGAGCGATTGGGGAGGAGCTAACGtgcgaggaggaagaggaggaacgaggaaggaggaaggaagaggagaggaactgAGTTGAGGAGGAGAAGATGCCTGAGGATGTgcacgtgtctctagcagtctaaggtagttataatatctaggttaggtattgggtaacaatgctgactgtgtgggcatcttgttaattgagcattaccaaatatatgtaCCAATTGGATAGCCACTaagtattaagagtcttcattctaccaggtactgcaGGATGGCAGGTattatctgggctcagccaagctttgtgaaGACATCATGGAGGATTGGCAGAGGCATCTCCCATGCtgacatctcatgggtgccaagggctggtgcttctggccagcctgagctgaggTCAGAGCTGAGCAGCGACAAGAGCACACCAActgctcttggcctcaggccttgtctagtcaggaacatggcagttgCTTAAGAACAAACCAGATCGGGTgccgccattttaaatattatccccaACATTCAGTCATGTATATTATTAGTAAAAAGAAATCGATTTCTGTAGTATATATAAACCATACTACAAGGAGGCTCTGtgctttaaaaaagatttctattatttataaCACCCTATTCCAGTGTAAAAACCTAAGTGCTAGTTGTCCATTAggggagcaaaaaaaaaaaaaaaaaaaaaaatactgaatatgAATTGTCTCCATAAAGGTGATGTGAGTATATCAGAGTACGTGTTCTCATAGCTTCAGAAATTATTCCTGGGAGCGAGATAGTAGATTGTACATAAAATGTCCCTAGTTACAAGGGTACATTGTCAAAATTTGCCTCTAAACTAATTATTTCTCCCTGACAATCTTTCAGGTACTTGGATTCCTTGGGGGTAGGGAAGGGAATTCTATTTTTCCTAAGTCAGCTTGTATCTCTCACTCCAAAATAGCTCTTTTTGTTATACTGTTACTAAAGGACCTAAACTACATAAGGAGCAAGAAGGAAATCTTTGGGGGGAAATTTTTGGCTCACTATCTGGTTAAGTTCTCCTTTGCTGCCTTTCACCTGCACTCTATTGATCTCTAGTGAACATCTCCATCTTGACTGAAGGATATTCACAACGAGCAGTCTGCTCAGACACATCAATACCCAGCCACAGGGAAAAGTGAATACAAGAaacttgaggtgtgtgtgtgtgtgtgtgtgtgtgtgtgtgtgtgtgtgtgtgtgtgtgtgtgtgtgtgtttcctttgtcttgttgctttctattgctctgataaaacaccaggaccaacttataaaaggaagttgggcttatggttccaatGAGAGTCCAATGCTACCATGGGAACTGCAAAGAttaaagcactggttgctcttgcaaagaacctaggttctgttcccagaataCACATGACAACCCACAACCATTTggaactccagttgcaggggatttgatgcccctTCTAGCCTTTCTTGGCACATGCAACCCCAGGTATATGtggtaaacatacatacatgtacacaaaaagtaaaaatgaaatttaaaagtatgaTACTTATACTTTTCAGAGAAaagtgttttaaaagatttaaaagattttaaaagatttaaaaatcctGCTTGactgtgattttaaaaatgtatttatatgatTCACATGGTATGATAAACATAGCACTTCACTTCTGTGATCTTCCTAAGTCCTATCACCTTACTCTGGTCATGACAGGGTAAAGCAAGATAAATGCAATAAAGAAGCATTCTACAAAAGTTCTGTTCATAACTCCTCAAGAACTACCAAGGTCAACAAAGACAAGGAAAGCCACAGCAGATGAAATGGCTCGGGAGTTAAAAAGCACAGGCCgttcttccaaaagacctgggttcaattccagcatccatctgaactccagttccagaatatCCAGTACCCTCTTTTGGCCCCCTTCAGCACTGTACAAATGTGGTACACTTAACTCGGGCAAAACACCCAAAGTAGACTTTTTTCTTCAATTACAAAAATACCCAAAAAATGTAAGTCAGAAACAGCCACAGtcaagaggaggcagaagagagaggaCATCCAGATGTGACGTGATGTCCTGGAGCAGATGAGAACAGATAAAACTACAGCATCAACACCCGACTTCACTTAAGAGTGACATCTCAGTGTTGATTCAATAACTGTAACAAATGCAGCATGTGAAGATGGGCTGTAAGATACATGTACTATGATAGATAAGAGTTGATGGCTCTGGGTTCTGGAACTCAGTTCTCTAGTTTTTCCCTAAATCTAAAACTGTTCCATAAAAATCTACTACAAAAGTAAATGCAAACAATTTGAAAAACTATTTCTCtgatgaatatatacatatacatatacatatacatatacatatacatatacatatacatatacgtgcatacatgcacagcaaggaagagaatgaaaagaTATTTACTAATGGTCATTAGTTGTTAGAGATGTACAAACCAAAGCCACAGAGAGCACTTCAGATCCACTATGACAGCTAAAGTCAGAATAACAGTGATAAAAGTTGACAAGGATATAAAGAGAATGGAACATCCTATATGATTAGTGGGGGTTACAAAATTATACAGGTATTTTGCAAGGCAGTTTAGCTTTAGCTCACTTAATATAACTAGGTAGAACCCCAAGAAACCCCAAATAAAGCTGTAACAGATTAGTGGTTACTAAAGGCTGGACACAGGCCGCGTGGGGGGATTGCGATGAatattcttggttatcaacttaACTACATCTATATTTTACTTAAACTCTAATGgttgggcacacctgtgagagacTGTTTATTAGTCAAACCACTTGATTTATTTATggatttaattataatattcaCTTCTAAGGAAATAGTTCTTCAGGATACTAGCATATACTGAAGATCAGCTAAGACATCCAGCCTTTTGAACtaaactactggattcttggaccttatACTGGTAGGCAGCTGTTGTTGAACTAGAGGGagcacagcctgtaagccattctaataagtCCCCTTTAtatataggtagatgatagacagacagacagacagagaaacagacagacagacagac includes:
- the LOC117715168 gene encoding histone-lysine N-methyltransferase SETMAR isoform X2, giving the protein MDRSIFFIPVGHPCSAEVYTPDHVAGPGADIDPTQITFPGCACIETPCVPGTCSCLRHENNYDDNLCLRDVGLEAEYAKPVFECNVLCQCGERCRNRVVQSGLQFLLQVFQTDKKGWGLRTLESIPKGRFVCEYAGEVLGVSEVQRRIHLQTTHDPNYIIAIREHIYNGQVMETFVDPTCVGNIGRFLNHSCEPNLLMIPVRIDSMVPKLALFAAKDILPGEELSYDYSGRFLNQISSKGKERIDCGQPRKPCYCGAQSCTTFLPYDSSLYGPLENSGTS
- the LOC117715168 gene encoding histone-lysine N-methyltransferase SETMAR isoform X1 translates to MSAEAVKKLSFEIAASEEESAAPIEQDVACGLENLPVSLWPLGAGPRPKPFQYTPDHVAGPGADIDPTQITFPGCACIETPCVPGTCSCLRHENNYDDNLCLRDVGLEAEYAKPVFECNVLCQCGERCRNRVVQSGLQFLLQVFQTDKKGWGLRTLESIPKGRFVCEYAGEVLGVSEVQRRIHLQTTHDPNYIIAIREHIYNGQVMETFVDPTCVGNIGRFLNHSCEPNLLMIPVRIDSMVPKLALFAAKDILPGEELSYDYSGRFLNQISSKGKERIDCGQPRKPCYCGAQSCTTFLPYDSSLYGPLENSGTS